From the genome of Triticum aestivum cultivar Chinese Spring chromosome 3B, IWGSC CS RefSeq v2.1, whole genome shotgun sequence, one region includes:
- the LOC123064359 gene encoding xyloglucan galactosyltransferase KATAMARI1 homolog has translation MPHRTGTAATPMKPFSRSLQRDLDAAVDDGDGKHHSADDGDGKQNSERGLRRPSRLFYLALLYTVFWAMVFYHHFSTSQQSGSAAVAAPTALQLKPSAFFSASRFFRRDPCAGRYVYMYDLPPRFNADLVRQCGRVPISSNVCKDVSHDGFGPPIPGGGEGGSLPERGVYDTDQFMLSIIFHARMRRYECLTADPAAADVVYIPFYAGLDAAMHLGNQDLAVRDALSRDLMDWLARRPEWRAMGGRDHLLVSGRGTWDFLRSPDDSTGWGNSLMTYDLAIRNATFLSTDASPRHDNDFAVPFPSHFHPSSDAEVTGWQDRMRRRDRAWLWCFAGWPRAQGIGMGPERAEIIEQCGNSSRCSMLGKLNHYEPMRLLGSAEFCMQPRGDGYTRKSTFDSILAGCIPVFFHPVSAYLQYTWHLPRDYRSYSVFIPHGDVVGLNVSIEEVLRKIPSERVAQMRERVI, from the coding sequence ATGCCACACCGCACAGGCACGGCAGCAACACCGATGAAGCCCTTCTCACGGAGCCTCCAGAGGGACCTGGACGCCGCAGTCGACGACGGTGACGGCAAGCATCACTCtgccgacgacggcgatggcaagcAGAACTCCGAGAGAGGCCTCCGGCGGCCGTCCCGGCTCTTCTACCTCGCGCTCCTCTACACCGTCTTCTGGGCCATGGTATtctaccaccacttctccaccaGCCAGCAATCAGGCAGCGCGGCGGTGGCAGCGCCCACCGCGCTCCAGCTCAAGCCGTCGGCGTTCTTCTCGGCGTCTCGCTTCTTCCGCCGGGACCCGTGCGCCGGCCGGTACGTGTACATGTACGACCTGCCGCCGCGGTTCAACGCCGACCTTGTCCGCCAGTGCGGACGGGTCCCAATCTCCTCCAACGTGTGCAAGGACGTGTCCCACGACGGGTTCGGCCCGCCCatcccgggcggcggcgagggcgggtCGCTGCCGGAGCGGGGCGTCTACGACACCGACCAGTTCATGCTGAGCATCATCTTCCACGCCCGGATGCGGCGGTACGAGTGCCTCacggccgaccccgccgccgccgacgtggtGTACATCCCGTTCTACGCCGGCTTGGACGCGGCGATGCACCTGGGCAACCAAGACCTCGCGGTGCGGGACGCCCTGTCTCGGGACCTGATGGACTGGCTGGCGCGGCGGCCAGAGTGGCGCGCCATGGGCGGGCGCGACCACTTGCTCGTCTCCGGGCGGGGAACATGGGACTTCCTCCGCAGCCCGGACGACTCAACCGGCTGGGGTAACTCGCTCATGACCTACGACCTGGCCATCCGCAACGCCACGTTCCTCAGCACCGACGCTAGCCCGCGGCACGACAACGACTTCGCTGTGCCGTTCCCGTCGCACTTCCACCCCTCCTCCGACGCCGAGGTCACCGGCTGGCAGGACCGCATGCGCCGGCGGGACCGCGCGTGGCTCTGGTGCTTCGCCGGCTGGCCCCGTGCCCAGGGCATCGGTATGGGGCCTGAGCGCGCCGAGATCATCGAGCAGTGCGGCAACTCGAGCCGCTGCTCTATGCTTGGCAAGTTGAACCACTACGAGCCCATgcggctgctcgggagcgccgagtTCTGCATGCAGCCGCGCGGCGACGGCTACACGCGCAAGTCCACCTTCGACTCCATCCTCGCCGGCTGCATCCCGGTCTTCTTCCACCCGGTGTCCGCCTACCTCCAGTACACCTGGCACCTGCCCAGGGACTACCGGAGCTACTCCGTCTTCATCCCCCACGGCGACGTCGTCGGCCTGAACGTCAGCATCGAGGAGGTGCTGCGTAAGATACCGTCAGAGAGGGTAGCGCAAATGCGGGAGCGGGTCATCTAG